A window from Planococcus maritimus encodes these proteins:
- the dnaA gene encoding chromosomal replication initiator protein DnaA: protein MEHLDELWSSVLAQVEKRISKPSFETWLKSTKLLSYKEDTVTISAPNSFARDWLENHYVHLITGILTDLTGDEALIKFVVPKDQDMDDFQLPAPRVKPGQAEQQEFLPGMLNPKYTFDTFVIGSGNRFAHAASLAVAEAPAKAYNPLFIYGGVGLGKTHLMHAIGHYVIEHNPDAKVVYLSSEKFTNEFINSIRDNQTVDFRNKYRNVDILLIDDIQFLAGKEQTQEEFFHTFNTLHEESKQIIISSDRPPKEIPTLEDRLRSRFEWGLITDITPPDLETRIAILRKKAKADGLDIPNDVMTYIANSIDSNIRELEGALIRVVAYSSLINRDMSAELAAEALKDIMPNSKPKVITILDIQNAVGEQFNVKLDDFKTKRRTKDIAYPRQIAMYLSREMTDFSLPKIGEEFGGRDHTTVIHAHEKINTMLKENQQLQQDIKEIRSALGK, encoded by the coding sequence TTGGAACACTTAGACGAACTTTGGTCGAGTGTCTTAGCCCAAGTCGAGAAAAGAATCTCCAAGCCCAGCTTTGAAACTTGGCTGAAATCCACTAAGCTCTTGTCCTATAAAGAAGATACTGTCACCATTTCAGCCCCAAATTCATTTGCGCGCGACTGGCTTGAAAACCACTACGTTCACTTGATCACCGGCATTTTGACAGATTTGACAGGGGACGAAGCGCTTATTAAATTTGTGGTGCCAAAAGATCAGGATATGGACGATTTCCAGCTTCCCGCTCCCCGTGTCAAACCGGGCCAGGCGGAACAGCAAGAGTTTTTGCCGGGGATGTTAAACCCGAAATACACCTTTGATACATTCGTCATCGGTTCGGGCAACCGCTTTGCACATGCTGCATCGCTCGCCGTTGCCGAAGCACCGGCAAAAGCTTACAACCCACTTTTCATCTACGGAGGCGTAGGACTTGGCAAGACCCACCTTATGCATGCAATCGGACATTACGTCATTGAACACAACCCAGACGCCAAAGTGGTTTATTTGTCGTCTGAAAAATTTACCAATGAGTTCATCAACTCAATCCGTGATAACCAGACCGTCGATTTCCGCAATAAATACCGCAATGTCGATATTTTGCTGATTGATGATATTCAATTTTTAGCCGGAAAAGAACAGACTCAAGAAGAATTCTTCCATACATTCAATACCTTGCACGAAGAATCTAAGCAGATCATCATCTCCAGCGACCGGCCGCCAAAAGAGATTCCAACACTCGAAGACCGCTTAAGATCGCGCTTTGAATGGGGACTGATCACTGATATCACACCGCCAGACCTGGAAACGCGAATTGCCATTTTGCGCAAAAAAGCCAAAGCAGACGGCCTGGACATCCCGAACGATGTCATGACCTATATTGCCAACTCAATCGATTCCAACATTCGTGAGCTTGAAGGTGCTTTGATCCGCGTCGTCGCTTATTCCTCCCTGATCAACCGGGACATGAGCGCAGAACTTGCTGCGGAAGCGTTGAAGGACATTATGCCGAACTCCAAGCCGAAAGTTATCACGATTTTGGACATCCAAAACGCAGTCGGCGAGCAATTCAACGTGAAACTCGATGATTTCAAAACCAAGCGCCGCACGAAAGATATTGCCTATCCACGTCAAATCGCGATGTACTTGTCGCGTGAAATGACTGATTTCTCGTTGCCGAAAATCGGCGAGGAATTCGGAGGCCGCGATCACACAACCGTTATTCATGCGCACGAAAAAATCAACACGATGCTAAAAGAGAATCAGCAGCTTCAGCAAGATATTAAAGAAATTCGATCTGCACTCGGGAAATAG
- the dnaN gene encoding DNA polymerase III subunit beta, whose amino-acid sequence MKFEIKRERLVEGLNDVMKAVSSKTTIPILTGIKMDVSSEGMRLTGSDSDITIQTFIPTEEDGKQLIDVTEGGSIVLQAKVFGEIVRKLPTNEVEIEINSNFQTHIRSGKSEFHLIGLDAMDYPQLPDIQDDRLFTIPADLLKTINRETVFAVSSSETRPVLTGVHWEVKDGELVCVATDSHRLARRKTKLETLPEGEYSVVIPGKSLNELNKILDDTSDPVEIVMTNQQVLFKSKHILFFSRLLEGNYPDTSRLIPSEYKTTVTVNGRSLLQAIDRASLLAREERNNVVRFSTNEGSEVEVSSNSPEVGKVEEQLQAQSVDGEELKISFSAKFMMDALKAIDGQDVVIQFTGAMRPFILKSALDDSILQLILPVRTY is encoded by the coding sequence ATGAAATTCGAGATAAAACGTGAGCGATTAGTCGAAGGTTTAAACGATGTAATGAAAGCAGTCAGTTCAAAAACAACGATTCCTATTTTGACTGGGATCAAAATGGATGTTTCTTCAGAAGGTATGCGTCTAACAGGAAGTGATTCAGATATCACCATCCAAACCTTCATCCCAACAGAAGAAGATGGAAAACAATTGATCGATGTCACAGAAGGCGGAAGCATCGTCCTCCAGGCAAAAGTATTCGGAGAAATCGTCCGTAAATTGCCGACCAACGAAGTAGAAATCGAAATCAACAGCAATTTCCAGACGCATATCCGTTCAGGGAAATCTGAATTCCACTTGATCGGGCTGGACGCTATGGATTATCCACAATTGCCAGATATTCAAGATGACCGTCTCTTCACGATTCCAGCGGATCTGTTGAAAACAATCAATAGAGAAACCGTATTTGCAGTCTCTAGTTCTGAAACACGCCCAGTACTTACTGGCGTCCATTGGGAAGTTAAAGACGGAGAGCTCGTTTGCGTCGCAACAGACAGCCACCGCCTAGCACGTCGCAAAACGAAACTCGAAACTTTGCCAGAAGGGGAGTACAGCGTCGTCATCCCAGGCAAAAGTTTGAACGAATTGAACAAAATCCTTGATGACACATCGGATCCGGTTGAAATCGTCATGACCAACCAGCAAGTATTGTTCAAGTCGAAGCACATTTTGTTCTTCTCTCGTCTATTAGAAGGCAATTATCCGGACACCTCCCGCTTGATCCCGTCTGAATATAAAACAACGGTGACAGTAAACGGCCGTTCATTGCTTCAAGCGATCGACCGCGCATCACTATTAGCGCGTGAAGAACGCAATAACGTCGTGCGCTTTTCTACAAACGAAGGAAGCGAAGTCGAAGTCTCCTCGAATTCTCCGGAAGTCGGGAAAGTAGAAGAGCAATTGCAAGCACAAAGCGTCGACGGCGAAGAGCTGAAGATTTCTTTCAGTGCGAAGTTCATGATGGATGCCTTAAAAGCAATCGACGGACAAGATGTCGTCATCCAGTTCACTGGAGCGATGCGCCCGTTCATCTTAAAATCGGCCTTGGATGACTCAATTCTGCAATTGATTCTTCCTGTCCGGACATATTAA
- the yaaA gene encoding S4 domain-containing protein YaaA, with protein sequence MKEIGIETEYITLGQLLKMTDTISSGGMAKWFLSEHEVFVNGEAEDRRGRKLRPEDTVSIPGTGEFRIVVAEGMSFDAD encoded by the coding sequence TTGAAGGAAATCGGGATTGAAACAGAATATATTACACTTGGACAGCTGCTGAAAATGACGGACACAATCAGTTCAGGCGGAATGGCTAAATGGTTTTTGAGTGAACACGAAGTATTCGTAAACGGAGAAGCGGAAGATCGCAGAGGGCGTAAATTGCGTCCGGAAGATACTGTGAGCATACCGGGGACGGGGGAATTCCGTATCGTTGTCGCCGAAGGCATGAGCTTCGATGCGGATTGA
- the recF gene encoding DNA replication/repair protein RecF (All proteins in this family for which functions are known are DNA-binding proteins that assist the filamentation of RecA onto DNA for the initiation of recombination or recombinational repair.), with translation MRIDNLELVNYRNYETLKLDFSPEINVFIGENAQGKTNIMESLYVLSMAKSHRTSNDKELIRWDAEYGKIKADVLRKYGKLPLEISFSKKGKKAKVNHLEQRRLSDYIGQLNVVMFAPEDLHLVKGSPQVRRRFIDMEIGQISPVYLHDLVNYQKLLKQRNHILKQHYGKQAINDVMFEVYTEQFIEAAVKIIQKRFQFMELLQKWAEPIHHGISRGLEKLEIRYQPISGLKPEWTPAEMASFLEQKLQDVKKRELDRGVTLVGPHRDDLQFIVNGYDVQTYGSQGQQRTTALSLKLAEIELIKQEVGEAPVLLLDDVLSELDDYRQSHLLNTIRGSVQTFVTTTSVEGIQHDTIQNARLFEVTKGTVKE, from the coding sequence ATGCGGATTGACAACCTCGAGTTAGTCAATTACCGGAACTACGAAACGCTTAAGCTCGACTTTTCGCCGGAGATCAACGTCTTTATCGGCGAAAATGCACAAGGCAAAACGAATATCATGGAGTCGCTTTATGTTTTATCAATGGCGAAATCGCACCGGACGAGCAATGACAAAGAATTGATACGCTGGGACGCGGAATATGGTAAAATTAAAGCTGATGTGCTCCGGAAATATGGCAAATTGCCGCTTGAAATCAGCTTTTCCAAAAAAGGCAAAAAAGCGAAAGTGAACCATCTGGAGCAGCGGCGGTTAAGTGATTATATCGGTCAATTAAACGTTGTCATGTTCGCTCCTGAGGACCTGCATCTCGTCAAAGGCAGCCCGCAAGTTAGGCGCCGCTTTATCGATATGGAGATCGGCCAGATTTCACCGGTCTATCTCCACGACCTCGTCAATTACCAAAAGCTGTTGAAACAGCGCAATCATATATTGAAGCAACATTACGGCAAACAAGCCATCAATGACGTTATGTTCGAGGTTTACACAGAGCAATTTATTGAAGCTGCTGTAAAAATTATACAAAAAAGATTCCAGTTCATGGAATTGCTGCAAAAATGGGCAGAGCCGATTCATCATGGCATTTCCCGTGGGCTGGAAAAATTAGAAATACGCTACCAGCCAATTAGTGGTTTGAAGCCTGAATGGACGCCTGCTGAAATGGCGTCCTTTTTAGAGCAAAAGCTTCAGGATGTGAAAAAGCGGGAACTTGACCGTGGCGTAACCCTCGTTGGCCCGCATCGCGATGATTTGCAATTCATCGTCAATGGTTACGATGTCCAGACTTATGGCTCCCAGGGGCAACAGCGCACCACTGCGCTGTCTTTGAAACTGGCGGAAATCGAGTTGATCAAGCAGGAAGTCGGCGAAGCACCGGTTCTCTTGCTTGATGATGTGCTTTCTGAACTGGACGATTACCGCCAGTCGCATTTACTCAATACAATCCGCGGGTCTGTGCAAACTTTTGTCACAACCACCAGCGTTGAAGGCATCCAGCACGACACTATTCAAAACGCACGCCTTTTCGAAGTAACAAAAGGAACGGTCAAGGAGTGA
- the gyrB gene encoding DNA topoisomerase (ATP-hydrolyzing) subunit B: MAMEDTNLEQSYGANQIQVLEGLEAVRKRPGMYIGSTGSRGLHHLVWEIVDNSIDEALAGYCDEIRVTIEKDNWIRVEDNGRGIPVDMQEKMGRPAVEVIMTVLHAGGKFGGGGYKVSGGLHGVGASVVNALSETTEVYVHRDGKRHFIQFERGAVKKELGVIGEADKTGTTIRFKADAEIFKETTVYEFDILDHRLRELAYLNRGLKIVAADEREGLEQEKNYHYEGGIKSYVEHLNKSKDPLHEEAIFVESERDGINVEVAMQYNGGFAANIFSFANNISTHEGGTHESGFKTALTRVINDYGRKNGILKDAEANLTGEDVREGLTAIISVKHPDPQFEGQTKTKLGNTEVSTIVNNLFSNGFERFLLENPSTAKKIIEKGIMASHARMAAKKAREFTRRKSVLEVSSLPGKLADCSSRDPKISEIYIVEGDSAGGSAKSGRDRHFQAILPLRGKILNVEKARLDKILVNAEIRNIITALGTGIGEEFNLDKARYHKVVIMTDADVDGAHIRTLLLTFLFRYMRPLIEAGYIYIAQPPLFQIKQGKHVDYVYSDAQLKEALAKLPASPKPHVQRYKGLGEMNATQLWDTTMDPDFRTLLQVTLEDAMTADETFHMLMGDDVEPRRNFIEENASYVKNLDV; this comes from the coding sequence ATGGCTATGGAAGATACGAATCTTGAGCAATCTTATGGCGCCAATCAGATTCAAGTATTGGAAGGCTTAGAAGCGGTCCGGAAACGGCCGGGTATGTATATCGGTTCAACAGGATCAAGAGGGTTGCACCATTTAGTGTGGGAAATCGTGGATAATAGCATCGATGAAGCCCTTGCCGGCTATTGCGATGAAATTCGCGTCACAATCGAAAAAGACAATTGGATTCGCGTGGAAGATAACGGCCGCGGAATTCCAGTGGACATGCAGGAAAAAATGGGCCGTCCAGCGGTTGAAGTCATCATGACAGTTCTTCACGCTGGCGGTAAATTCGGTGGCGGCGGCTATAAAGTATCCGGCGGCCTTCACGGTGTAGGCGCCTCTGTCGTTAACGCCTTATCGGAAACGACCGAAGTTTATGTACACCGGGACGGCAAGCGCCATTTCATTCAATTTGAGCGCGGCGCAGTCAAAAAAGAACTCGGCGTCATCGGCGAAGCTGACAAGACCGGAACAACGATCCGTTTTAAAGCGGATGCTGAAATTTTCAAAGAAACAACAGTTTACGAATTCGATATTCTCGATCACCGCCTCCGTGAGCTCGCTTATTTGAACCGGGGCTTGAAAATCGTGGCCGCTGATGAGCGCGAAGGCTTGGAACAGGAAAAAAACTACCACTATGAAGGTGGTATCAAATCCTACGTCGAGCATTTAAATAAATCAAAAGATCCTCTTCACGAAGAAGCGATTTTTGTCGAGTCGGAGCGGGATGGCATCAATGTCGAAGTCGCGATGCAATACAATGGGGGATTTGCAGCGAATATCTTTTCATTCGCTAACAATATCAGCACCCATGAAGGCGGAACGCACGAATCCGGCTTTAAAACGGCGTTGACGCGCGTCATCAACGATTACGGCCGCAAAAACGGCATTTTGAAAGATGCGGAAGCGAACTTGACTGGCGAAGATGTTAGAGAAGGGTTGACGGCAATTATTTCCGTCAAGCACCCGGATCCACAGTTTGAAGGCCAGACCAAGACTAAGCTTGGCAATACAGAAGTATCGACGATCGTGAATAACTTATTCTCAAACGGATTCGAACGTTTTCTACTGGAGAACCCTTCGACGGCCAAGAAAATCATTGAAAAAGGCATCATGGCTTCTCATGCGCGGATGGCTGCCAAAAAAGCACGTGAATTCACGCGCCGCAAGTCAGTGCTTGAAGTCTCCAGTTTGCCTGGTAAACTCGCAGACTGTTCTTCACGCGACCCGAAAATCAGTGAGATTTACATCGTAGAGGGAGATTCGGCGGGCGGATCCGCAAAATCTGGCCGAGATCGCCACTTCCAGGCGATTTTGCCCTTGCGCGGGAAGATCCTTAACGTGGAAAAAGCGCGTCTCGACAAGATTCTAGTCAATGCAGAGATTCGCAATATCATCACGGCGCTTGGCACTGGAATCGGCGAAGAGTTCAACCTGGATAAAGCGCGTTACCATAAAGTCGTTATCATGACCGATGCCGATGTCGATGGTGCCCATATCCGTACTTTGTTGCTAACGTTCCTATTCCGCTATATGCGCCCACTGATCGAAGCAGGCTATATTTACATCGCACAGCCGCCATTGTTCCAGATCAAACAAGGCAAGCATGTCGATTATGTTTATTCAGATGCACAGCTGAAAGAAGCATTGGCTAAACTTCCAGCATCGCCAAAACCGCACGTCCAGCGCTATAAAGGGCTCGGTGAGATGAATGCTACTCAACTATGGGACACAACGATGGACCCGGATTTCCGGACATTGCTACAAGTCACACTTGAAGACGCGATGACAGCGGATGAGACCTTCCACATGCTAATGGGAGACGATGTCGAACCGCGCCGTAACTTTATTGAAGAAAACGCCAGTTATGTGAAAAATTTGGATGTATAA
- the gyrA gene encoding DNA gyrase subunit A has translation MAERPGSGVEEINISTEMRTSFLDYAMSVIVSRALPDVRDGLKPVHRRILYAMHDLGITADKGYKKSARIVGDVIGKYHPHGDSAVYETMVRMAQDFSYRYMLVDGHGNFGSVDGDAAAAMRYTESKMSKISMELLRDLNKNTVDYKENYDGQEKEPVVLPSRFPNLLVNGTSGIAVGMATNIPPHNLGETIDAVLALAENPAITTEELLDFLPGPDFPTGGIILGRSGIRRAYETGKGSVLIRAVVEIETKPNGKEVILIHELPYQVNKARLIEKIAELVRDKKIDGITDLRDESDRNGMRVVIEVRRDASANVLLNNLYKQTAMQTSFGINMLALVDGQPKVLGLKDVLYHYLEHQKVIIRRRTEFDLQKAEDRAHILEGLRIALDHIDAIIALIRGSQTTEEARNGLMNDFNLSERQSQAILDMRLQRLTGLERDKIEEEYQGLIALINELRAILADESKILEIIREEILEIKERFNDPRRTEITVGGSEMIEDEDLIPREASVLTFTHNGYIKRLPANTYRSQKRGGRGVQGMGTNDDDFVEHLLYTSTHDTILFFTSEGKVYRKKGYQVPEYGRTAKGLPLVNLLEIGKNEKVTAVIRVEEFREDDFFFFTTRGGLSKRTPVSNYANIRQNGLIAINLREDDELISVKMTDGNKEIVIGTRDGALIRFPETDIRSMGRAASGVRGIRLREGDQVVGMETLETDDKILVITENGYGKRTKESEYRVQSRGGMGIKTCHITEKNGPLVAVRAVNGTEDIMLITQHGVLIRMDVEDISTTGRNTQGVRLIRLGDEEVVATVTKVKKDLDDDEAAEVDEDGVEVLVEESAEADVYTDDDAITDETSEKVEEDTEE, from the coding sequence ATGGCGGAACGGCCAGGCAGCGGAGTAGAAGAAATAAATATTAGCACGGAGATGCGTACATCATTCCTTGACTATGCGATGAGTGTTATCGTGTCTCGTGCGTTGCCGGATGTCCGGGACGGCTTAAAGCCGGTGCATCGGCGTATTTTATATGCCATGCACGACCTCGGAATCACAGCGGATAAAGGCTATAAAAAGTCAGCACGTATCGTCGGTGACGTAATCGGTAAATATCATCCCCACGGTGATAGCGCAGTTTATGAAACGATGGTACGCATGGCTCAGGATTTCAGCTATCGCTACATGCTCGTCGACGGACACGGAAACTTCGGTTCAGTAGATGGTGACGCAGCAGCAGCGATGCGTTACACAGAATCCAAGATGTCGAAAATCTCCATGGAACTTTTACGCGATTTAAATAAAAACACAGTTGATTACAAAGAAAACTATGACGGTCAGGAAAAAGAACCGGTTGTCCTTCCAAGTAGATTCCCGAATTTGCTGGTCAACGGAACTTCCGGAATCGCGGTCGGAATGGCTACCAATATTCCGCCGCATAACCTTGGTGAAACGATCGACGCGGTTTTGGCCTTGGCTGAAAACCCGGCCATCACGACGGAAGAATTGCTCGACTTCCTTCCAGGTCCCGATTTCCCGACCGGAGGCATTATCCTCGGTCGAAGCGGCATTCGCCGTGCTTACGAAACCGGTAAAGGTTCGGTGTTGATCCGCGCAGTCGTTGAAATCGAAACGAAACCGAATGGCAAAGAAGTCATCCTCATTCACGAACTTCCGTACCAGGTTAATAAAGCGCGCCTGATCGAAAAAATTGCTGAACTGGTACGCGATAAAAAAATCGACGGCATCACGGACCTGCGCGACGAATCCGACCGCAACGGTATGCGCGTTGTGATTGAAGTGCGCAGAGACGCGAGCGCTAATGTTCTATTGAACAACTTGTACAAACAGACGGCCATGCAAACAAGCTTCGGCATCAACATGCTCGCACTCGTCGATGGCCAGCCGAAAGTTCTGGGCTTGAAAGATGTTCTATATCATTACCTGGAGCACCAAAAAGTCATCATTCGCCGCCGCACAGAATTCGATCTGCAAAAAGCGGAAGACCGTGCACATATCCTTGAAGGCTTGCGCATCGCACTCGATCACATCGATGCCATCATTGCATTGATCCGTGGTTCGCAGACGACTGAAGAAGCCCGCAACGGTTTGATGAACGATTTCAATTTGTCTGAGCGCCAGTCCCAAGCCATCCTGGACATGCGCCTCCAGCGTTTGACCGGTCTCGAACGGGACAAGATCGAAGAAGAATATCAAGGACTCATCGCACTCATCAACGAGTTGCGTGCAATTCTTGCGGACGAATCGAAGATCCTCGAGATCATCCGTGAAGAAATCCTTGAGATTAAAGAGCGCTTCAATGATCCTCGTAGAACGGAAATCACTGTTGGCGGTTCTGAGATGATCGAAGATGAAGACCTTATCCCACGCGAAGCTTCCGTATTGACGTTCACGCACAATGGCTACATCAAACGTTTGCCTGCCAATACGTATCGCAGCCAGAAACGCGGCGGACGAGGCGTGCAAGGAATGGGTACCAACGATGATGATTTCGTTGAACATCTTCTATATACATCAACACACGACACGATCCTATTCTTCACAAGTGAAGGGAAAGTCTATCGCAAGAAAGGCTATCAGGTTCCTGAATATGGCCGCACTGCCAAAGGCTTGCCATTAGTGAACTTGTTGGAAATCGGCAAAAACGAAAAAGTAACAGCCGTGATCCGTGTTGAAGAGTTCAGAGAAGACGATTTCTTCTTCTTCACTACACGTGGCGGTCTCAGCAAGCGTACACCTGTGAGCAACTACGCTAACATCCGCCAGAATGGATTAATCGCCATCAACTTGCGTGAAGACGACGAATTGATTTCAGTCAAGATGACTGATGGCAATAAAGAAATCGTCATTGGAACACGAGACGGTGCATTGATCCGATTCCCTGAGACGGATATCCGCAGCATGGGGCGTGCAGCCAGCGGTGTGAGGGGTATCCGTCTACGCGAAGGAGATCAAGTCGTCGGCATGGAAACCTTAGAGACAGATGATAAGATTCTGGTCATCACAGAAAATGGTTACGGCAAGCGAACAAAAGAATCCGAGTACCGTGTTCAATCCAGAGGCGGTATGGGAATCAAAACTTGTCATATCACTGAAAAGAACGGTCCTCTAGTAGCTGTACGTGCCGTTAATGGAACAGAAGACATCATGTTGATTACTCAACACGGTGTGTTAATACGGATGGACGTAGAAGATATTTCGACGACTGGTAGAAACACGCAAGGAGTTCGATTGATTCGTCTTGGCGATGAAGAGGTCGTGGCGACCGTTACCAAGGTGAAGAAAGATTTGGATGACGATGAAGCAGCAGAAGTTGATGAAGACGGTGTCGAAGTGCTTGTTGAAGAAAGCGCAGAGGCAGATGTTTACACAGACGACGATGCCATCACAGATGAAACATCTGAAAAGGTTGAAGAAGATACAGAAGAATAG